The Thunnus thynnus chromosome 2, fThuThy2.1, whole genome shotgun sequence genome includes a region encoding these proteins:
- the ykt6 gene encoding synaptobrevin homolog YKT6 produces MKLYSLSVLFKGSTKSNLLKAAYDLSSFSFFQRSSIQEFMTFTSALIVERTSHGTRASVKEQEYLCHVYVRNDNLSAVVIADTEYPQRVCFTLLDKVLEEFSRQVDSIDWPSGNPETINYKALDIHLSKYQNPREADAMTKVQAELDETKIILHNTMESLLERGEKLDDLVAKSEHLGNQSKAFYKTARKQNSCCEIM; encoded by the exons ATGAAGCTCTACAGCCTCAGTGTCCTTTTTAAAGGATCGACCAAATCCAACCTCCTAAAAGCGGCCTACGATCTCTCCTCCTTCAGCTTCTTTCAGCGCTCCAG tatTCAGGAGTTCATGACCTTCACCAGTGCCTTGATTGTTGAACGGACATCACATGGAACTCGTGCCTCTGTCAAAGAACAAG agTACCTGTGCCATGTGTACGTGAGAAATGACAACCTGAGTGCTGTGGTCATAGCAGATACCGAGTACCCACAGAGAGTCTGTTTCACATTGCTAGACAAG gtTTTAGAGGAGTTCTCCAGGCAAGTGGACAGTATAGATTGGCCCTCTGGTAATCCTGAAACCATAAACTATAAAGCTCTGGATATTCACCTTTCTAAATACCAG aaCCCCAGGGAAGCAGACGCAATGACCAAAGTGCAGGCAGAGCTGGATGAGACAAAGATCATTTTG CACAACACCATGGAAAGTCTtctggagagaggagagaaactggaTGATCTTGTGGCCAAGTCAGAGCACCTGGGAAACCAGTCCAAAGCTTTTTATAAGACT GCGCGGAAACAGAACTCATGCTGTGAAATCATGTGA